Proteins encoded together in one Desulfovibrio sp. UCD-KL4C window:
- a CDS encoding bifunctional riboflavin kinase/FAD synthetase — translation MIIARSIEEIQKIENGSCVTIGNFDGVHKGHQKLIGSTCRKAKANGLVSVVVTFDPHPLRILVNSKTPPFITLTKQKLELIALHEPDILLALNFTKEMAALSPEEFIKKYLIDTLSMKEMVVGYDYALGKGRSGNYEVLVSLGRKYGYGIERLDPIIINDAVVSSSRIRDLVSEGNVWDVRPLLGRFYQVRGEVVHGMNRGGRLLGFPTANIKLEDELFPKSGVYAIRVEVDGMVKAGVANIGINPTFGNDALSVEAHIFNFSDDIYGKNIRVHFIQRIRAERKFDGLGELKIRITKDIELAKSILSYPESQVRPGLHLTESGTGAC, via the coding sequence ATGATAATCGCCAGATCAATCGAAGAAATTCAAAAAATTGAAAACGGATCATGTGTAACAATAGGTAACTTCGATGGAGTCCATAAGGGGCACCAGAAACTTATTGGCAGCACATGCAGAAAAGCCAAAGCCAATGGCTTGGTCAGCGTCGTTGTAACCTTTGACCCGCATCCACTCAGGATACTTGTCAACAGTAAAACTCCGCCATTCATAACTCTCACCAAACAAAAGCTGGAACTTATTGCTCTGCATGAGCCTGATATTCTCTTGGCTCTGAATTTTACTAAAGAAATGGCAGCTCTATCTCCTGAAGAATTCATCAAAAAATATCTTATTGATACTCTTTCCATGAAAGAAATGGTCGTCGGGTATGACTACGCTTTAGGTAAAGGTCGTTCAGGAAACTATGAAGTACTAGTCTCTCTTGGCCGCAAGTATGGTTACGGCATTGAACGACTTGATCCAATCATTATTAATGATGCGGTCGTTAGTTCTTCACGCATCAGAGACCTTGTAAGCGAAGGAAACGTTTGGGATGTTCGCCCATTACTGGGCAGATTCTACCAAGTTCGCGGGGAAGTAGTACACGGTATGAACCGCGGAGGCCGCCTCCTAGGATTCCCGACAGCTAATATTAAACTTGAAGATGAGCTGTTTCCAAAATCAGGAGTTTATGCCATCCGGGTCGAAGTGGATGGAATGGTCAAAGCCGGGGTTGCTAATATAGGTATAAACCCTACTTTCGGTAATGACGCTCTATCCGTTGAAGCTCATATTTTCAATTTTTCCGATGACATCTACGGTAAAAATATCAGAGTTCACTTTATCCAGAGAATCCGTGCGGAACGCAAATTTGACGGCTTGGGCGAATTAAAGATCCGCATTACTAAAGATATTGAACTTGCCAAATCAATTCTCTCCTATCCGGAATCACAAGTCAGACCGGGTCTGCACCTGACAGAGTCAGGAACTGGAGCCTGTTAA
- a CDS encoding M48 family metallopeptidase, whose translation MFGEFTVSDEIKLGKEFDKMIHQRMSIVLDPQIDNYIKNLVARVAHAMPPQPFPITSAVIDNNSMNAFAIPGGYIYIFTGLILNLKHESELAAVIGHELGHVALRHVARRMEKMKLVNIASMIGTLAGMMLGMSGGGNTASLGQAISMGSMAGAQTAYLSYTQQNEREADHLGMNFLVASGFNPTSMVNSFKEMKQRQWYVSNNNIPTYLSTHPGLNDRIDYLKQRFVRMPPEFFKRVDDDALFHKVQTLIRARRTDPKVALAHYNNIPKANRTCLDHLGLGIILSRMKQDQDAEAAFLQANTECPNEPLILRETGRFYFTIGKMDKASPLLREAYLRDPSDAMALFFIARIQAERKDYAQAIPTMRKVAEMVPHDQEILYHLGRSLGESGDYFGAHEQLAYAALYGRDKKQALFHLKKAEGLAKTKEQKEQLRTLEKTIHPVEKDNGDKK comes from the coding sequence ATGTTCGGTGAATTTACCGTGTCTGATGAGATTAAACTCGGTAAAGAATTTGACAAAATGATTCACCAAAGAATGTCTATTGTCCTCGATCCGCAGATTGACAACTATATTAAAAATCTTGTCGCCAGAGTTGCGCACGCAATGCCGCCCCAACCTTTTCCCATAACCTCAGCGGTCATTGATAATAACTCAATGAATGCTTTCGCTATCCCAGGCGGTTATATTTATATTTTCACAGGCCTTATTCTCAATCTTAAACATGAATCAGAACTCGCTGCAGTTATAGGTCATGAGCTTGGACACGTTGCTTTAAGACACGTGGCAAGACGTATGGAAAAGATGAAACTGGTTAACATTGCCAGTATGATAGGTACCTTAGCAGGAATGATGCTTGGCATGTCCGGTGGTGGGAACACAGCTTCACTGGGACAGGCCATATCAATGGGCTCCATGGCAGGGGCTCAAACTGCTTACCTAAGCTACACTCAGCAAAATGAAAGGGAAGCTGATCATTTAGGCATGAATTTTCTAGTCGCGTCCGGCTTTAATCCAACGAGTATGGTGAACAGCTTTAAAGAAATGAAGCAACGTCAGTGGTATGTAAGTAACAACAATATCCCTACTTATCTTTCCACTCACCCCGGACTTAACGACCGTATTGACTATCTTAAGCAACGTTTTGTAAGAATGCCGCCTGAGTTCTTTAAAAGAGTCGATGATGATGCGCTGTTTCATAAAGTCCAAACACTTATCCGGGCGAGAAGAACCGATCCTAAAGTAGCTCTGGCCCATTATAATAATATACCAAAAGCCAACAGAACATGCCTTGATCATTTGGGCCTCGGCATAATTCTTTCCCGCATGAAGCAAGACCAAGATGCGGAAGCAGCGTTCCTGCAAGCTAACACTGAATGCCCGAATGAGCCTTTGATCCTTCGAGAAACTGGACGCTTTTATTTCACCATAGGTAAAATGGACAAAGCATCCCCACTACTCCGTGAAGCTTATTTACGTGACCCTTCGGATGCGATGGCCTTATTTTTCATCGCAAGAATTCAGGCTGAGCGTAAAGATTATGCACAAGCAATCCCCACAATGCGTAAAGTAGCTGAAATGGTCCCACATGATCAAGAAATCCTTTACCATCTGGGCCGCTCGCTGGGAGAATCAGGAGATTACTTTGGAGCGCACGAGCAACTTGCTTACGCCGCACTATATGGAAGAGATAAAAAACAAGCTTTGTTTCATCTCAAAAAAGCTGAAGGCCTTGCTAAAACTAAAGAACAAAAAGAACAGCTTAGAACTCTTGAAAAAACTATACATCCTGTAGAAAAAGACAACGGTGATAAAAAATAG
- the rho gene encoding transcription termination factor Rho, whose protein sequence is MGQEQKTNNLNLNLTELKLKSMADLMDLATKFKVENPSGMRKQELIFGLLQGCAAQNGQIYGEGVLEVLPDGFGFLRSPTYSYMPGPDDIYVSPSQIRRFGLRKGDIISGQIRPPKEGERYFALLRVNEIGLEPPEHSRNLVLFDNLTPVYPDNRFNMENGPKNFTSRVIDILAPIGLGQRALLVAPPRTGKTMMLQNIANSINANHPDVDLIVLLIDERPEEVTDMARTVNAEVVSSTFDEPPQRHVQVTEMVLEKAKRLVERKRDVVILLDSITRLGRAYNAVTPSSGRVLSGGLDANAMQRPKRFFGAARNIEEGGSLTIIATALIDTGSRMDEVIFEEFKGTGNMDLYLDRKLAEKRVFPAIDINRSGTRKEELLLSPEVLNKVWILRKLLAPMNSIDSMEFLLDKMKGTKKNEDFFEMMGK, encoded by the coding sequence ATGGGCCAAGAACAAAAAACAAACAATCTGAATTTGAACCTGACTGAATTAAAACTAAAGAGCATGGCAGATCTCATGGATCTGGCAACCAAGTTCAAAGTTGAAAACCCAAGCGGTATGCGGAAGCAGGAATTAATATTCGGCCTGCTGCAAGGATGCGCAGCTCAAAATGGACAAATTTACGGTGAAGGCGTTCTCGAAGTCCTTCCCGATGGATTTGGTTTCCTGCGATCCCCCACTTACAGCTACATGCCCGGACCGGATGATATTTATGTATCTCCATCTCAGATCAGGAGATTCGGTTTAAGAAAGGGTGACATTATTTCCGGCCAGATTCGCCCTCCTAAAGAAGGTGAAAGATACTTTGCCCTACTCCGAGTCAATGAAATAGGTTTAGAACCACCAGAACATTCCAGAAATCTTGTTCTATTCGACAACCTTACTCCAGTTTATCCAGACAACCGTTTCAACATGGAAAACGGTCCTAAGAATTTCACTTCACGAGTTATTGATATTTTAGCTCCAATCGGCCTCGGGCAGCGCGCCCTGCTTGTTGCTCCTCCCCGCACAGGGAAGACAATGATGCTTCAAAATATTGCCAACTCCATCAATGCCAATCATCCCGATGTCGACCTCATAGTCCTCCTCATTGATGAGCGCCCTGAAGAAGTTACAGATATGGCCAGAACTGTTAATGCTGAAGTTGTCAGTTCTACTTTTGACGAGCCACCACAGCGCCATGTTCAGGTAACTGAAATGGTTCTCGAAAAAGCTAAACGTCTTGTCGAACGCAAGAGAGATGTTGTTATTCTTCTTGATTCAATCACCCGCCTCGGCAGAGCTTACAATGCAGTAACTCCTTCTTCCGGCAGAGTCCTCTCCGGTGGTCTCGATGCGAACGCAATGCAGCGTCCTAAAAGATTTTTCGGAGCAGCGCGTAACATTGAAGAAGGCGGAAGTCTGACAATTATTGCAACAGCTTTGATAGATACGGGCTCAAGAATGGATGAAGTTATTTTTGAAGAATTCAAAGGAACTGGTAATATGGATCTCTATCTTGACCGCAAACTTGCAGAAAAGAGAGTATTCCCTGCTATTGATATTAACCGTTCAGGAACACGTAAAGAAGAACTTCTTCTTTCACCTGAAGTTCTTAATAAGGTCTGGATTCTCAGAAAACTGCTTGCTCCTATGAACAGCATTGATTCCATGGAATTTCTCCTCGATAAAATGAAGGGAACAAAAAAGAACGAAGACTTCTTTGAAATGATGGGCAAATAA